One window of the Magnolia sinica isolate HGM2019 chromosome 19, MsV1, whole genome shotgun sequence genome contains the following:
- the LOC131235557 gene encoding protein ROS1A-like isoform X2 yields MEFGRGGGGGVPNAPHLEENGFPVHGSWIPVTPSKPEQAGCATRVHWLQATGIHGNRSIQHITQQKEASSGTVPSMQLDSVSYPGQVQRLSNQEAASGPQARVSGLNTHMQTFISTSDEQNRSPQGHFLAFTNGASTAAAAMQRAGNAAVGPFTPILLAQIDSALQQQSTSGPTLLLMNQNVPVMFAPWNNNTRHPPQMTPNGFPVPYRTNYDLNSPAKSIADVVTNGTITFQIAPVTPDQGARIQNSQSKKTVSLFANGVNQEKQDDSPAPRSLPSRRKELIELNRDQDLSQPLDSLHAIFSNPVKGKQGLSQLFDSSPTVPSTPVQPNQGFLQPLDSSPAVHSSLSQQLDTAPPVLSTPAEGNQCFSRPLDSSPVVFYNTQVKENQGFTQLSDSPPTALSTPVKESQGLSHLADSSPSVCATTVKENSNSRKGEDQGIDLNKTPPQKPPRRKKHRPKVIRDGKPKRTPKPPEAPKQATNKENPSGKRKYVRKTGQKVSSTPPSVELGETVDVGAGEGAKSCKRALNFDSEGQAGDQNPSTIAQHDIPNGGIANAALNAATSSMWNFNIGTESQAHNGCIAFNSSPGFKSTVQLAQGLEVVVENSPAGIAFDLNRSLTQMLDEYMSLPENPSPAIAWNEPPKEKKSEIPRKQNNVETMGACINGRHSRHAPVHQFVHAGEVNRTPIHQYVHAEELNHIGSPVEAGHQDHKSNSLSRLQTGVQSVAESQCHSNFNMLVESSESDHMKKGSKRTHIQIANDTHHHPMNIMEAHMQACQKIIKDNEYYGGSGNHGMHFPDINKKRSNTSCNEPTSNASPFMTGPSDGSRRATECSMNGVMASHFTVQNSEERLLRPCSFMEEVKRDSQYRNNTTMPDIQSQTMTGEHYRTVQHTSGQVVLQHTSGQLVGINTNKPQVPDSVLDQSLMERRIKQKSNGSFQVRTLPSLTVAAQQTALTSDKRQASNVLRGTQGCVEALAADNQAKVKTKRRTKKAPGPPSNSVGMNQAHLQEQRTARYDHHQHFTEPRVASLGQKSIGLTGSPSKHGQLRSSNSLPIGLIHDSQTRSNFQDRFGAGFQSQAIVPYNNAIDEITDRLECLNINGKSKIVTAHTQNAMVPYVGRMMVPYDGSSAKKRRHRAKVDLDAETNRVWKLLMWKEGSNERIDADKEKYWEEERQIFRGRADSFIARMHLVQGDRRFSRWKGSVVDSVVGVFLTQNVSDHLSSSAFMALAARFPLRSSSKDVVPNREGTRKPADGYVVELEDSICQQACDSSEHGAEPVQEKEVANSHESFGSNVGGGTPNHSKGKHHTSCISGPEMCQESPENRTDTSATVTESASLADTEDRKVLEDVVSSQISVVSSQNSTDSIHQAADRIGSSSESNSEAENQMTEFKCNQFNGSTSFMELLEMAGPPNTFAEFNAYGNGSMPSKENYEGTSIELGGSMYDKRMSRFDGADSLNGPCPSIERPNSHHPQAQHAFNGVVDMPSSAYHLHTSLGLGQVEMGTFPSSEIGERNNIYYKEKRVGQAAGNATEFTVQQKPSLPPQTALPGDLCAPINKNSVHASPNSNVEAYFMKHPLTHHNLPRETNACSPGTESLVHIANFLQNAREAGMQSDITEASEARNIAEVLSQRQTSGTQHNHSNLPNYLGDTLDVAECSSLAKKEKPLARKLAESNSKDEGCSSKIVSTETSRDTLKARKGRGESAKKQAFDWDSLRKQACYNGQKKERSSDRMDSLDWEAVRLAEVSEISDTIRERGMNNMLAERIKEFLNRLVREHGSVDLEWLRDVPPDKAKDFLLSVRGLGLKSVECVRLLTLHHLAFPVDTNVGRICVRLGWVPIQPLPESLHLHLLELYPVLENIQKYLWPRLCKLDQPTLYELHYQMITFGKVFCTKSKPNCNACPMRAECRHFASAFASARLALPGPEEKSLVSSAVPIATEKGPKVVIHPLPLPPPEGNPHSQAGSESKRCEPIIEEPATPEPEHVEISSADIEDAFWEEDPDEIPTIKLNFEEFSMNIQNYMQKNNMELQDVDMSKALVALTPEAASIPMPKLKNISRLRTEHQVYELPDSHPLLKGLDSREPDDPCSYLLAIWTPGETAQSTQPPEICCAAQPGNLCEKETCFSCNSIREANAQTVRGTLLIPCRTAMRGSFPLNGTYFQVNEVFADHDSSIQPIDVPRSWLWNLSRRTVYFGTSIPTIFKGLSTEGIQHCFWRGFVCVRGFDQKTRAPRPLMARLHFPASKIVRNNKKAPTKAEE; encoded by the exons ATGGAGTTTGGGAGGGGCGGCGGTGGTGGGGTTCCAAACGCCCCGCATTTGGAAGAGAATGGCTTCCCGGTTCACGGTTCCTGGATTCCGGTCACCCCATCAAAGCCGGAGCAAGCAGGCTGCGCCACACGGGTACACTGGCTACAAGCCACAGGTATACACGGCAACAGGTCTATACAACATATCACACAGCAGAAAGAAGCTTCCAGTGGCACAGTGCCCAGCATGCAGTTAGATTCCGTGAGTTATCCAGGGCAGGTGCAACGACTCTCTAACCAGGAAGCGGCTTCAGGTCCACAGGCTCGAGTTTCAGGTCTCAATACTCACATGCAGACCTTCATCAGCACATCTGATGAGCAGAACAGGTCACCACAAGGGCATTTCCTGGCCTTCACAAATGGAGCGTCCACGGCAGCAGCGGCAATGCAAAGAGCGGGCAATGCTGCTGTCGGCCCATTCACGCCAATCTTGCTTGCACAGATTGATAGCGCGCTGCAGCAGCAGTCAACCTCAGGGCCAACCTTGTTGCTCATGAACCAAAATGTTCCCGTCATGTTCGCTCCGTGGAATAATAATACCAGACACCCACCTCAGATGACTCCAA ATGGTTTTCCTGTTCCTTACCGAACAAACTATGATCTGAATTCCCCGGCAAAATCAATAGCTGATGTGGTCACAAATGGAACTATTACATTTCAGATAGCCCCCGTAACACCAGATCAGGGAGCGAGAATACAGAATAGCCAATCCAAAAAGACTGTCAGTTTATTTGCAAATGGAGTAAATCAAGAAAAGCAGGACGATAGCCCTGCACCTAGGTCCCTTCCTTCCAGGAGGAAGGAGCTGATTGAGCTCAATAGAGATCAGGATCTCTCCCAGCCCTTGGATTCCCTTCATGCCATCTTTTCCAACCCAGTGAAGGGTAAACAAGGTCTCTCACAGCTATTTGATTCATCACCCACTGTCCCTTCCACCCCAGTTCAACCAAACCAAGGCTTCCTGCAACCATTGGATTCATCACCTGCAGTCCATTCATCTCTCTCGCAGCAATTGGATACTGCACCCCCTGTTCTTTCCACCCCTGCAGAGGGAAACCAGTGTTTCTCAAGGCCACTAGATTCATCACCTGTTGTCTTCTATAACACCCAAGTCAAGGAAAATCAAGGATTCACacagctctcagattcacctcccACTGCCCTTTCCACACCTGTGAAGGAAAGCCAGGGTCTCTCACATTTGGCAGATTCATCACCTTCAGTCTGTGCTACCACAGTCAAGGAAAACAGCAATTCCCGAAAGGGGGAAGACCAAGGCATAGACCTGAACAAGACACCACCGCAGAAGCCGCCCAGAAGGAAGAAGCATAGACCCAAAGTCATCAGAGATGGAAAGCCTAAAAGAACACCGAAGCCACCCGAGGCTCCGAAGCAGGCCACTAACAAAGAGAAtccttctggaaagaggaagtatGTTCGGAAAACAGGCCAAAAGGTGTCATCCACACCCCCGTCTGTAGAACTCGGAGAGACCGTTGATGTGGGCGCTGGGGAAGGTGCAAAATCTTGCAAACGAGCTTTGAATTTTGACTCGGAAGGCCAAGCAGGAGACCAAAACCCCAGCACAATTGCCCAGCATGACATACCAAATGGCGGCATTGCTAATGCTGCCCTTAATGCTGCGACAAGCAGCATGTGGAATTTTAATATCGGAACAGAGTCTCAAGCCCACAATGGATGTATTGCCTTTAACAGTAGTCCTGGATTCAAATCAACAGTGCAGCTTGCGCAAGGACTGGAAGTGGTGGTGGAGAACTCACCAGCAGGGATTGCATTCGACCTCAACCGGTCTTTGACCCAGATGCTGGATGAATACATGTCATTGCCTGAAAATCCAAGTCCTGCAATTGCTTGGAATGAACcaccaaaggaaaagaaaagcgaGATTCCAAGAAAGCAGAATAACGTAGAGACTATGGGTGCATGTATAAATGGCAGACACAGCCGTCACGCTCCGGTTCATCAATTTGTCCATGCAGGGGAAGTAAATCGCACTCCGATTCATCAATATGTGCATGCAGAGGAACTAAATCACATCGGAAGTCCAGTTGAAGCTGGCCATCAAGACCACAAAAGCAACTCACTGTCGAGATTGCAGACTGGTGTTCAATCCGTAGCTGAAAGCCAATGCCATTCAAATTTCAATATGCTGGTAGAATCATCTGAAAGCGACCATATGAAAAAAGGATCGAAGAGAACGCATATTCAGATAGCCAATGACACTCATCACCACCCCATGAACATAATGGAGGCCCATATGCAAGCTTGTCAGAAGATAATCAAAGACAACGAATATTACGGTGGCAGTGGCAACCATGGAATGCATTTTCCAGACATTAACAAGAAGAGGTCAAACACGAGTTGCAATGAACCCACATCAAATGCATCACCCTTCATGACAGGGCCGAGTGATGGCTCCAGAAGAGCAACCGAGTGCAGCATGAACGGAGTCATGGCTAGCCATTTCACAGTACAAAATAGTGAGGAAAGGCTTTTACGTCCATGCAGCTTTATGGAAGAAGTGAAAAGGGATTCCCAATACAGAAACAATACCACCATGCCTGATATACAATCTCAGACAATGACTGGGGAACATTACCGAACGGTGCAGCATACTTCTGGTCAGGTGGTGCTGCAGCATACTTCTGGTCAGCTGGTGGGAATCAACACCAATAAACCGCAAGTTCCTGACAGCGTGTTGGACCAAAGCCTGATGGAAAGAAGGATAAAGCAGAAATCAAATGGGTCCTTCCAAGTCCGCACCTTACCATCATTAACTGTAGCGGCACAGCAAACAGCACTAACATCTGATAAGAGGCAAGCAAGCAATGTTCTGCGTGGTACTCAAGGCTGTGTGGAAGCCCTGGCTGCAGATAACCAAGCAAAAGTGAAAACAAAGAGGCGTACAAAGAAGGCACCAGGTCCTCCCTCCAACTCTGTGGGTATGAATCAGGCACATCTACAAGAACAACGGACTGCCAGATATGATCACCATCAACACTTCACAGAACCAAGAGTTGCTTCACTTGGGCAGAAATCTATTGGCCTCACCGGATCTCCATCCAAACATGGTCAACTGAGAAGTTCCAACAGTCTTCCAATCGGTCTCATTCATGACAGCCAAACTAGAAGCAATTTTCAGGATAGATTTGGTGCAGGCTTCCAGTCGCAAGCAATCGTGCCCTACAACAATGCCATTGATGAAATTACTGACAGATTGGAATGCCTGAATATCAATGGGAAAAGCAAGATTGTCACAGCTCACACACAGAATGCGATGGTTCCTTATGTTGGACGAATGATGGTTCCCTACGATGGCTCATCAGCTAAGAAACGGCGCCATCGGGCCAAGGTTGACCTGGATGCAGAGACAAACAGAGTATGGAAGCTTCTGATGTGGAAGGAAGGCAGCAATGAACGAATTGATGCAGATAAAGAAAAATACTGGGAGGAAGAAAGGCAAATATTTCGGGGGCGAGCGGACTCGTTTATTGCTCGCATGCATCTAGTACAAG GAGATAGACGTTTCTCGCGGTGGAAAGGATCTGTTGTGGACTCAGTGGTTGGAGTCTTTCTTACTCAGAATGTATCTGACCACCTTTCAAG CTCAGCCTTCATGGCCCTTGCGGCGAGATTTCCTCTTCGGTCTAGTAGCAAAGATGTGGTACCAAACAGGGAAGGGACAAGAAAACCTGCAGATGGATATGTTGTAGAGTTGGAAGACAGCATTTGTCAACAGGCATGTGACAGTTCTGAACATGGAGCTGAACCCGTCCAAGAGAAGGAAGTGGCGAACAGCCATGAATCATTCGGAAGCAATGTGGGAGGCGGCACACCAAACCATTCAAAAGGCAAGCACCACACTTCCTGCATTAGTGGGCCAGAAATGTGCCAAGAATCGCCCGAAAACAGAACAGACACATCAGCCACAGTAACCGAAAGTGCAAGTCTGGCAGACACCGAGGATAGGAAAGTACTGGAAGATGTGGTTTCATCTCAAATCTCGGTAGTTTCATCTCAAAACTCTACAGACTCTATCCATCAGGCAGCTGACCGAATCGGATCAAGCTCCGAGTCCAACTCTGAAGCAGAGAACCAGATGACTGAGTTTAAATGCAATCAATTCAATGGTTCTACTTCATTCATGGAGCTTTTGGAAATGGCAGGACCTCCAAACACATTCGCAGAATTTAATGCCTATGGAAATGGAAGTATGCCATCTAAAGAGAATTATGAAGGCACATCTATAGAATTGGGAGGTTCTATGTATGACAAGAGAATGTCAAGGTTTGACGGAGCAGATAGCCTGAACGGCCCATGCCCATCCATCGAAAGACCCAACTCTCATCACCCACAAGCACAACATGCATTCAATGGAGTTGTTGATATGCCTTCCAGTGCTTATCATTTGCATACAAGCTTGGGTTTGGGACAGGTGGAAATGGGAACTTTCCCTTCATCCGAAATCGGAGAGAGAAACAATATTTACTACAAAGAGAAAAGAGTCGGTCAAGCAGCAGGAAATGCAACCGAATTTACAGTTCAGCAGAAGCCATCATTGCCTCCTCAAACTGCGCTCCCTGGTGATTTGTGTGCACCCATAAACAAGAACTCAGTGCACGCATCACCTAATTCAAACGTGGAAGCCTACTTTATGAAACATCCACTCACACACCACAATCTTCCAAGGGAGACAAACGCATGTTCACCAGGCACAGAGAGTTTGGTTCATATAGCCAACTTCCTTCAGAATGCAAGGGAAGCAGGTATGCAATCTGATATTACTGAGGCTTCAGAAGCTAGGAACATCGCTGAAGTATTATCTCAAAGGCAGACCTCTGGAACGCAGCATAATCATTCAAATTTACCCAATTATTTAGGAGATACTTTAGATGTTGCAGAATGCTCAAGCTTAGCAAAAAAGGAGAAACCATTAGCAAGGAAGTTAGCTGAATCAAATTCAAAAGATGAAGGTTGTAGTTCTAAGATTGTTTCTACTGAGACAAGTAGAGATACTCTGAAAGCAAGAAAGGGACGAGGCGAGTCAGCAAAGAAGCAGGCTTTTGACTGGGATAGTTTAAGAAAGCAAGCCTGTTACAATGgtcaaaagaaggaaagaagcagTGATAGAATGGACTCACTTGACTGGGAAGCAGTTAGACTGGCAGAAGTTAGTGAAATTTCTGATACCATTAGGGAACGAGGAATGAACAACATGCTTGCAGAGCGAATCAAG GAATTTCTTAACCGGCTTGTTAGGGAGCATGGAAGCGTCGACTTGGAATGGTTACGGGACGTTCCGCCTGACAAAGCGAA GGATTTTCTATTAAGTGTTCGGGGACTAGGACTGAAAAGCGTCGAGTGTGTGCGCCTTTTGACACTGCACCATCTCGCTTTCCCC gtTGACACAAATGTTGGTCGCATATGTGTGAGACTGGGATGGGTGCCCATTCAACCACTGCCTGAGTCCCTTCACTTGCACCTTTTGGAACT GTACCCTGTTCTGGAGAATATTCAGAAGTACCTCTGGCCACGGCTTTGCAAACTTGATCAACCAACACT GTATGAGTTACATTATCAAATGATTACATTTGGAAAG GTTTTCTGCACAAAGAGCAAGCCCAACTGCAACGCATGTCCAATGAGAGCAGAATGCAGACATTTTGCAAGTGCATTTGCAAG TGCAAGGCTTGCCCTGCCAGGTCCAGAGGAAAAAAGCTTAGTGAGTTCAGCTGTCCCCATAGCTACTGAAAAAGGCCCTAAAGTGGTTATCCATCCATTGCCACTACCACCACCTGAGGGGAATCCACATTCTCAAGCAGGCTCTGAGAGCAAAAGGTGCGAGCCTATCATTGAAGAGCCAGCTACACCAGAACCTGAACATGTAGAAATATCAAGCGCAGATATTGAGGATGCTTTCTGGGAGGAGGATCCCGATGAAATTCCGACAATCAAACTGAACTTCGAGGAGTTCTCTATGAACATTCAGAACTATATGCAAAAAAATAATATGGAACTGCAAGATGTGGACATGTCGAAGGCTTTAGTTGCTTTGACCCCAGAAGCTGCTTCTATCCCCATGCCTAAGCTGAAGAATATTAGTAGGCTGCGGACAGAGCACCAAGT TTATGAACTTCCAGATTCGCATCCTCTTCTGAAAGGG TTGGACAGCAGAGAGCCTGATGATCCATGTTCATACCTTCTTGCTATATGGACACCAG GCGAAACTGCACAATCCACGCAACCACCTGAAATCTGCTGCGCTGCCCAACCCGGTAACCTATGTGAGAAGGAGACGTGTTTTTCATGCAATAGCATACGAGAAGCAAATGCCCAAACAGTCAGAGGCACACTTCTG ATCCCATGTCGAACAGCAATGAGGGGGAGCTTTCCACTCAATGGCACTTATTTTCAAGTTAACGAG GTGTTTGCTGATCATGATTCAAGCATCCAACCAATTGATGTTCCAAGGTCATGGTTATGGAATCTGTCAAGGAGGACTGTCTACTTCGGAACCTCCATACCAACAATATTTAAAG GTCTATCCACAGAGggaattcaacactgtttctggaGAG GATTTGTTTGCGTGAGGGGATTTGACCAGAAAACACGGGCACCTCGGCCTCTAATGGCAAGACTACACTTTCCAGCAAGCAAGATAGTGAGGAATAATAAAAAGGCACCAACAAAGGCAGAGGAGTAA